Proteins encoded by one window of Mechercharimyces sp. CAU 1602:
- the holB gene encoding DNA polymerase III subunit delta', protein MSFDNIKGQDQVVKQLQYGLKNKRISHAYCFSGPEGAEKELVAWNFAKALNCEEEEIDACDQCRTCRQIEHRNHPDVRELEPDGTTIKIGQVRQLKQEFSRRATEGFTRILIIRHAETMTLQAANSLLKFLEEPITPMVAILITDHLHGMLPTIYSRCQPVRFVTVHPLQRKKQLLKLGVTEQKCLILAQMDVQIETALQLSQLESFDLFCELVIQWSEKVFAGKNEALIEITTKLLSAMTDEKETLWMLDILFLWFREILNQQLGRTEHLVFFSWEEERRRQAKYWTPHKVAQAMENILLARQQLMGPVPSQSILEYMVLAMQEGSLDVRSRRRPLSRSRKDLLF, encoded by the coding sequence ATGTCATTTGATAATATAAAGGGTCAAGATCAGGTAGTGAAACAATTGCAATATGGGTTAAAAAACAAGCGTATATCACATGCCTACTGTTTTTCAGGACCAGAAGGAGCAGAGAAGGAGTTAGTAGCATGGAATTTTGCTAAAGCTCTTAACTGCGAAGAAGAAGAGATAGATGCCTGTGACCAGTGTCGAACATGCCGTCAAATTGAGCATAGAAATCATCCAGATGTTCGGGAGCTAGAGCCAGATGGCACCACTATTAAAATAGGGCAGGTGCGGCAGTTAAAGCAGGAATTCTCACGAAGAGCGACGGAAGGATTTACTCGCATCTTGATCATTAGACACGCGGAAACGATGACTTTGCAGGCAGCAAATAGCTTATTAAAATTTTTAGAAGAACCGATCACGCCGATGGTGGCGATCCTTATCACTGATCATCTTCACGGAATGCTACCTACCATTTACTCACGGTGCCAACCGGTGCGCTTTGTTACGGTTCATCCGCTTCAGCGCAAGAAGCAGCTACTAAAATTAGGTGTTACAGAGCAAAAATGTTTGATTTTGGCGCAGATGGATGTACAAATAGAGACGGCTCTTCAACTTAGTCAGCTGGAATCGTTTGATCTTTTTTGTGAGCTGGTGATACAATGGAGTGAGAAAGTATTTGCTGGTAAGAATGAAGCACTCATAGAGATTACGACAAAGCTTCTCTCCGCAATGACCGATGAGAAAGAAACCTTGTGGATGCTCGATATCCTATTTTTGTGGTTTAGAGAAATTCTAAATCAACAGTTGGGACGCACGGAGCACCTTGTGTTTTTCTCATGGGAAGAAGAACGGAGGCGTCAAGCAAAATACTGGACACCGCATAAAGTGGCACAAGCTATGGAGAATATCCTGTTGGCCCGGCAGCAATTGATGGGACCCGTACCATCCCAGTCGATTTTGGAGTACATGGTGCTGGCTATGCAGGAGGGATCATTAGATGTTAGAAGTCGTAGGCGTCCGCTTTCGCGAAGCAGGAAAGATCTACTATTTTGA
- a CDS encoding stage 0 sporulation family protein, producing MLEVVGVRFREAGKIYYFDPGEHLLSKGDHVIVETVRGIEYGEVVLGKQYMHEDEVVLPLRKIIRKANTHDYQQMESNEGAAIKALSICKEKVDEHHLDMKLVDAEYTFDRNKVIFYFTADGRVDFRQLVRDLATIFRTRIELRQIGVRDEAKMLGGIGPCGRVLCCSSFLGDFEPVSIKMAKDQNLSLNPTKISGLCGRLMCCLKFENEAYVEAKKKLPDIGEKVSTPNGEGKVVVLNLLERRVQVELAESGQTVEHSADEVQL from the coding sequence ATGTTAGAAGTCGTAGGCGTCCGCTTTCGCGAAGCAGGAAAGATCTACTATTTTGATCCCGGAGAGCATCTTCTTTCTAAAGGCGATCATGTGATTGTAGAAACGGTGCGTGGGATCGAATACGGTGAAGTGGTTTTAGGTAAACAATATATGCACGAAGACGAAGTCGTTTTGCCTTTAAGAAAAATCATACGCAAAGCGAACACACATGATTATCAGCAAATGGAAAGCAATGAGGGTGCCGCTATTAAGGCACTATCCATTTGTAAAGAGAAAGTGGATGAGCATCACTTGGATATGAAGCTGGTTGATGCAGAATATACATTTGATCGCAATAAAGTTATTTTCTACTTTACTGCTGATGGGCGTGTTGATTTTCGTCAGCTCGTGCGAGACTTGGCTACTATCTTCCGAACGCGGATTGAATTAAGGCAGATTGGTGTGCGTGATGAAGCAAAGATGTTAGGTGGAATCGGTCCTTGTGGTCGTGTCCTCTGCTGTTCATCTTTTTTAGGTGATTTTGAGCCTGTATCGATTAAAATGGCAAAAGATCAAAATTTATCTCTCAACCCCACAAAGATATCAGGGTTATGCGGTCGCCTGATGTGTTGCCTCAAGTTTGAAAATGAGGCTTATGTGGAAGCGAAGAAAAAGCTCCCCGATATTGGTGAGAAAGTGTCTACACCGAACGGGGAGGGGAAAGTAGTCGTGCTCAATCTATTAGAACGAAGAGTTCAAGTGGAATTAGCGGAATCAGGGCAGACAGTCGAACACTCAGCAGATGAAGTGCAATTATAG